The following proteins are co-located in the Bacteroidota bacterium genome:
- the bamD gene encoding outer membrane protein assembly factor BamD, producing the protein MKQYLIYSVTIILLFTSCSGYEKLLKSTDYNLKYKKALEYYNQKEYVKSGNLFEQIQSFYRGTEKADTVDFLYAKSLYGQGDYILSGEYFKNFGESYQYSDFAEEANFLCAYCFYLTSPRPSLDQENTYNAIQAFQLFLIKYPNSSRKKDCLDLIAELKDKLVEKSFISAKLYFDLGEYKSSIIALNNSLNEYPDTKYREEMMFLVLKSKYLLATYSIPEKQKERYQNSVDEYYSFIAEFPKSIYIKEAEKMYDTSTKELKN; encoded by the coding sequence ATGAAACAATACTTAATATATTCTGTAACAATAATTTTATTATTCACTTCCTGCAGTGGATATGAAAAATTGTTAAAAAGTACAGATTATAACCTTAAATATAAAAAAGCCCTGGAGTATTACAATCAGAAAGAGTATGTGAAATCAGGCAATTTGTTTGAACAGATTCAATCTTTTTATAGAGGTACAGAAAAGGCCGACACGGTAGATTTTTTATATGCCAAAAGTCTTTATGGACAAGGTGATTATATTCTTTCGGGTGAATATTTTAAGAATTTCGGAGAATCCTATCAGTATAGCGATTTTGCAGAAGAAGCCAATTTCCTTTGCGCCTACTGTTTTTATCTGACTTCTCCGCGCCCTAGTCTGGACCAGGAAAATACTTATAATGCCATTCAGGCGTTTCAGCTTTTTCTAATCAAATATCCTAACAGTTCGCGAAAAAAAGACTGTCTTGATTTAATTGCTGAACTTAAAGACAAGTTGGTGGAGAAATCTTTTATCAGTGCAAAACTTTATTTCGATTTAGGGGAATACAAATCTTCTATTATCGCTTTAAATAACAGCCTTAACGAATATCCGGACACCAAATACAGGGAGGAAATGATGTTTTTGGTTTTGAAATCAAAATACTTACTTGCTACTTATAGTATACCGGAGAAGCAGAAAGAGCGTTATCAGAATTCCGTGGATGAATATTATTCTTTTATCGCCGAATTTCCTAAAAGTATATATATTAAAGAGGCAGAAAAGATGTACGATACATCAACCAAGGAATTAAAAAATTAA
- a CDS encoding DNA-directed RNA polymerase subunit omega, whose translation MDYKKSKAPSSIITRDLNKFDTETGNIYESVIVIAKRANQISVEMKQELNRKLEEFAYYSDNLEEVFENREQIEISKFYERLPKPSLIATQEFVDKEVYYRVPQKNEKAEKSEEEVEQRPE comes from the coding sequence ATGGATTACAAAAAATCAAAGGCACCTTCTTCAATTATTACAAGGGATTTGAACAAGTTTGATACTGAAACAGGTAACATTTACGAAAGTGTTATAGTTATCGCTAAAAGAGCAAATCAGATTTCTGTTGAAATGAAACAGGAACTGAACAGGAAGCTTGAGGAATTTGCTTATTATTCTGATAATTTGGAAGAAGTATTTGAAAACCGTGAACAAATTGAAATTTCAAAATTTTATGAACGCTTGCCTAAGCCTTCTTTAATTGCAACCCAGGAATTTGTAGATAAAGAAGTTTATTATCGTGTTCCACAAAAAAATGAAAAGGCCGAGAAATCTGAAGAAGAGGTAGAACAACGTCCCGAATAA
- the coaBC gene encoding bifunctional phosphopantothenoylcysteine decarboxylase/phosphopantothenate--cysteine ligase CoaBC, translating to MLEGKHIIVGVTGSIAAFKAATLVRLLIKNKAQVKVVMTPLAKKFITPLTLSTLSNNPVYCDFFTPDTGEWHSHVSLGVWADLMVIAPATANTLGKMAHGIADNLLLTTFLSARCPVFAAPAMDLDMYQHPVTQKNLDVLRSLGVTLIEPAMGELASGLVGKGRMEEPEVILEKIFDFFSAESSEKNALSGKKILVTAGPTYERIDPVRFIGNFSTGKMGYALAMELAQQGAEVTLVSGPTSLDINHPLIKRISVESAAQMHKACLDIFRSCDGAILSAAVADFTPLSPSGQKVKRTRQNYSIELKPTDDIAADLGKIKEQKQFLVGFALETENEVENAQSKLKKKNLDFIVLNSLRDKGAGFATDTNKITIIDAENHTQKFELKSKQAVAKDIVNEIIRLIQ from the coding sequence ATGCTGGAAGGGAAACATATTATTGTTGGAGTGACCGGAAGTATTGCTGCTTTTAAAGCTGCAACACTTGTCAGGTTGCTGATTAAAAATAAAGCCCAGGTTAAAGTGGTCATGACTCCTTTGGCTAAGAAATTCATTACTCCTTTAACCTTATCTACCCTTTCGAATAATCCTGTTTATTGTGATTTTTTTACACCGGATACCGGTGAATGGCATAGTCACGTCAGCTTAGGCGTATGGGCCGATTTGATGGTTATTGCTCCTGCAACAGCCAATACATTAGGGAAAATGGCCCATGGCATTGCTGATAATTTATTGCTGACCACTTTCCTTTCAGCCCGTTGCCCTGTTTTTGCAGCACCTGCAATGGATCTGGATATGTATCAGCATCCTGTTACCCAAAAAAATTTAGATGTCTTACGCTCTTTAGGTGTCACTCTTATTGAACCTGCGATGGGTGAACTGGCCAGCGGGCTTGTTGGAAAAGGCAGGATGGAAGAACCGGAAGTTATTCTTGAAAAAATCTTTGACTTTTTTTCGGCCGAAAGCAGTGAAAAAAATGCTTTGAGCGGGAAAAAAATACTTGTTACGGCCGGCCCTACTTACGAAAGAATTGATCCGGTAAGGTTTATAGGAAATTTCTCTACCGGCAAAATGGGATATGCCCTGGCTATGGAATTAGCCCAACAAGGTGCTGAAGTGACACTGGTTTCAGGCCCTACTTCATTGGACATCAATCATCCCTTGATTAAACGGATTTCTGTTGAATCGGCTGCTCAAATGCACAAAGCCTGCCTTGACATATTCCGGTCATGCGACGGTGCTATCCTTTCTGCCGCTGTGGCGGATTTTACCCCACTTTCACCTTCAGGACAAAAAGTAAAAAGAACCAGGCAAAATTATTCTATAGAACTTAAGCCAACCGATGATATAGCGGCAGATTTAGGTAAGATCAAGGAGCAAAAACAATTCCTGGTCGGATTTGCCCTGGAAACTGAAAATGAAGTTGAAAATGCCCAATCCAAGCTGAAAAAGAAAAATCTGGATTTTATCGTCCTCAATTCTTTGAGGGATAAGGGGGCAGGTTTTGCCACGGATACCAACAAGATTACCATCATTGATGCCGAAAATCATACCCAAAAATTTGAATTGAAATCCAAACAGGCAGTTGCTAAAGACATTGTTAATGAAATTATAAGATTAATTCAGTAA
- a CDS encoding DUF4835 family protein, giving the protein MFKKLIALFCLFFIVHQAILKSQELKCNVQIVSSQIQGTNKKVFETLQNAIYEFMNNRNWTNNVFDIDERIECNILINLTEQNADEFKGTIQVQSRRPVYNSSYNTVMFNFMDNNMDFQYIEFQPLEFSETSYLSNLTSILAYYAYLIIGLDYDSFSPEGGTEFFQKAENIVNFAQNSKEKGWKAFEATKNKNRYWLIKNILDDKYQPVRDFTYQYHRLGLDLLSTKLAEGRTKMAESLRLLQQVYRQKPDPYLFFLQTVVDAKSDEWVNVFTESFSDEKNQVITILKEIDPSNVAKYQKISG; this is encoded by the coding sequence ATGTTTAAAAAGCTTATTGCTTTATTTTGTTTGTTTTTTATTGTGCATCAGGCCATTCTGAAATCCCAGGAGCTGAAATGCAATGTACAGATTGTTTCCAGCCAAATTCAGGGTACCAACAAAAAGGTGTTTGAAACCTTGCAGAATGCCATTTACGAATTTATGAATAACCGTAACTGGACCAACAATGTATTTGATATTGACGAACGTATTGAATGTAACATCCTGATTAATCTTACCGAACAAAATGCTGATGAATTCAAGGGAACTATTCAGGTTCAGTCGAGGCGCCCTGTTTATAATTCATCTTATAATACGGTGATGTTCAATTTTATGGACAACAACATGGATTTTCAATATATAGAATTCCAGCCTCTCGAATTTAGTGAGACGTCTTATCTTTCCAATCTTACCTCAATTCTTGCTTATTATGCCTATCTCATCATCGGACTTGATTACGATTCATTTTCCCCTGAAGGAGGAACGGAGTTTTTTCAAAAAGCAGAAAATATTGTAAATTTTGCACAGAATTCTAAGGAAAAAGGTTGGAAGGCTTTCGAAGCCACCAAAAATAAAAATCGTTACTGGCTGATTAAGAATATTCTGGATGACAAGTATCAGCCGGTTCGCGATTTTACATATCAATATCACCGGTTGGGACTTGATTTGCTTTCCACCAAACTGGCCGAAGGGCGGACTAAGATGGCTGAGAGTTTAAGGTTATTGCAACAGGTGTACCGGCAAAAACCTGATCCTTACCTGTTTTTTCTTCAGACAGTTGTGGATGCCAAATCTGATGAATGGGTGAATGTGTTTACTGAGTCATTCTCCGATGAAAAAAATCAGGTTATTACAAT